The nucleotide sequence GGCGGGAGCGCCCGGGCCCACGCTCCGCCCGCGACATCGCGGAGAAAGTCCCTGCAGTAAAGACGGCGCGAGGAAAATAATGACCGAAGCGGACTGCATATTCTGTCGCATCGCCGCAGGCACGGCGCCCGCCGACGAGCTCTATCGGGACGAGGCGATCATCGCCTTCCGGGACCTGCACCCGCAGGCACCGGTGCATGTGCTGGTGGTGCCGCGGGAGCACATCCCGAGCCTCCTTGACCTCGAGCCGCGCCACGCCGAGATCGTCGGTCGCCTGCACCTGGTCGCGCGCAGTCTCGCCGAACGCCTCGCGGTGGCCGATCGCGGCTACCGGACCGTGTTCAACTGCGGCAATGAGGCGGGCCAG is from Spiribacter halobius and encodes:
- a CDS encoding histidine triad nucleotide-binding protein, whose amino-acid sequence is MTEADCIFCRIAAGTAPADELYRDEAIIAFRDLHPQAPVHVLVVPREHIPSLLDLEPRHAEIVGRLHLVARSLAERLAVADRGYRTVFNCGNEAGQSVWHIHLHLLAGRPMGWPPWPATGG